In a genomic window of Helianthus annuus cultivar XRQ/B chromosome 10, HanXRQr2.0-SUNRISE, whole genome shotgun sequence:
- the LOC110883170 gene encoding uncharacterized protein LOC110883170: protein MGKTKKELLASAPWRTGGDDQRDKFKDAKLKVTAQPGTTPHMHLPAKRKPKDPAAEDDDSLTIDPELRYSFQRNFQFLQRVFSIDTIVKPLPYSMQYNVSRNLSFFTRIFTQFYDPQGIANAQKALGLGQEDKVRTVR from the exons ATGGGGAAGACGAAGAAGGAACTGTTAGCATCGGCGCCATGGCGAACCGGCGGAGACGATCAACGCGACAAATTCAAAGACGCCAAGCTCAAAGTCACCGCTCAGCCAGGCACCACCCCTCATATGCACCTTCCCGCCAAGAGGAAGCCGAAAGACCCTGCCGCTGAAGATGATGATTCTCTCACTATTGATCCTGAACTCCGCTACAGCTTCCAGCGCAACTTTCAG TTCCTGCAGCGGGTGTTCAGCATTGATACCATCGTGAAACCACTACCTTATTCAATGCAATACAATGTGTCTCGCAACCTAAGCTTTTTCACTCGCATCTTCACACAATTTTATG ATCCTCAAGGTATTGCAAATGCTCAGAAGGCTCTCGGATTAggacaagaagacaaagtccgtACCGTTCGCTGA
- the LOC118483201 gene encoding uncharacterized protein LOC118483201 has translation MLDRGVQVFSAKGQEAINTALKADLVILNTAVAGKWLDVVLAKNVPRVLPKVLWWIHEMRGHYFKLDYIKYLPYVAGSMIDSHVTAEYWENRTNGGFEWMVCRSEMFKRKGFGRREREKKFADVE, from the exons ATGTTGGACCGTGGAGTGCAG GTTTTCTCTGCTAAAGGTCAAGAGGCTATAAACACAGCTCTAAAAGCCGATTTGGTAATTTTAAACACTGCTGTTGCCGGAAAATGGCTTGATGTTGTTTTAGCCAAAAATGTTCCACGAGTACTGCCGAAGGTTTTATGGTGGATTCATGAAATGCGTGGCCATTATTTTAAATTAGATTATATTAAATACCTGCCATATGTTGCTGGCTCTATGATTGATTCGCATGTAACAGCTGAATATTGGGAGAACAGGACTAATGGTGGGTTTGAGTGGATGGTTTGCAGATCTGAAATGTTCAAGAGAAAGGGGTTTGGGAGAAGAGAAAGGGAAAAAAAGTTTGCAGATGTGGAGTAA
- the LOC118483202 gene encoding putative methyltransferase At1g22800, mitochondrial has protein sequence MYRPNGNFLRRFLKRSFCSAENIDSKVQIFDRHLKRKQRDRAAWLLNRKDSLVNTVADNLVDRLEDVKKTFPSALCLGGSMEAIRRSIRGRGGIEKLIMMDSSYDMVKLCKDAEKDLSSDNIETSFMVADEEYLPIKESSVDLVISCLGLHWTNDLPGAMIQSRLALKPDGLFLAAIFGGETLKELRIACTIAHMEREGGVSPRVSPLAQVRDAGNLLTRAGFTLPGVDVDEYQVRYNSALELIEHLRAMGESNALVNRIKFLKRDTALATAAVYESMFAAEDGSIPATFQVIYMTGWREHESQQKAKRRGSATVSFKDIQKEFGGQTT, from the exons ATGTACAGACCCAACGGAAACTTTCTTCGCCGTTTTCTGAAAAGATCATTTTGTTCAGCGGAAAATATCGATTCTAAAGTTCAAATCTTTGATCGCCACCTCAAACGTAAACAA CGTGATCGGGCTGCTTGGTTGTTAAATCGGAAAGATTCTTTGGTCAATACAGTGGCTGATAACCTTGTTGACCGCTTGGAG GATGTCAAGAAGACGTTTCCTAGTGCATTGTGTTTGGGAGGTTCAATGGAAGCAATTAGGCGTTCCATACGTGGGCGTG GCGGCATAGAAAAGCTAATTATGATGGATTCATCGTATGACATGGTGAAGTTGTGTAAAGACGCCGAAAAGGATTTATCTAGTGATAACATTGAAACTTCGTTTATGGTAGCAGATGAAGAATATTTACCTATAAAAGAAAG TTCTGTTGATTTAGTAATAAGTTGCTTGGGCCTCCACTGGACAAATGATCTTCCTGGAGCAATGATACAA AGTAGGTTGGCGTTAAAACCTGATGGCTTATTTTTGGCAGCTATTTTTGGTGGAGAAACATTAAa AGAGCTGAGAATCGCGTGCACTATAGCACATATGGAGCGTGAAGGTGGTGTGAGTCCACGAGTATCACCATTAGCACAA GTGCGAGATGCAGGCAATCTGTTGACTAGGGCAGGGTTCACTCTTCCGGGTGTTGATGTTGATGAATACCAGGTTAGATATAATAGTG CTTTGGAGCTAATAGAACATTTGCGGGCAATGGGTGAATCTAATGCGCTTGTAAATAGAATCAAA TTCTTAAAAAGGGACACCGCTCTAGCGACAGCTGCTGTTTATGAGTCCATGTTTGCAGCAGAAGATGGCTCCATCCCTGCAACTTTCCAG GTGATATATATGACTGGGTGGAGAGAACACGAGTCTCAACAGAAAGCAAAGCGGCGGGGATCTGCTACGGTATCTTTCAAGGACATCCAAAAGGAGTTTGGCGGTCAAACTACATGA
- the LOC118482737 gene encoding extensin-like — MHMKQKLFFLLVFAGVTTAVDNLTGSLCSTCTPTCSSPPSTTNPPPSPPAVTFKTPPSPPLVTFKPLPSPPAVPSRPPSSPKPVHNAPPPPRFYYFDSPLDVTPPPPTYISSGGDNHGPPSPSFVYFPTQPAAAGGGRGPGGFGQNSDPYPYYMYDSKAASWSSGILWSIMLLVCVSCGIIM; from the coding sequence ATGCATATGAAACAAAAACTCTTTTTCCTCTTAGTATTTGCTGGAGTAACAACAGCAGTTGACAACCTAACAGGTTCACTATGCAGCACATGCACTCCCACATGTTCATCACCACCCTCTACCACCAACCCACCACCATCTCCGCCTGCGGTCACGTTCAAAACACCACCATCTCCGCCTCTGGTCACGTTCAAACCACTACCATCTCCGCCTGCGGTCCCATCCAGGCCACCATCATCTCCAAAACCGGTCCATAATGCTCCGCCGCCACCAAGATTTTACTATTTTGATTCGCCGCTAGATGTAACTCCACCACCACCAACTTACATTTCGTCGGGTGGTGACAACCATGGTCCTCCATCTCCGTCATTCGTGTACTTCCCGACACAGCCGGCTGCTGCTGGCGGTGGTCGTGGACCTGGTGGTTTCGGACAAAACAGTGACCCGTATCCTTACTACATGTATGATTCAAAGGCTGCTTCTTGGTCTTCAGGGATTTTGTGGAGTATAATGTTGTTAGTATGTGTTTCTTGTGGGATCATCATGTAG
- the LOC110886243 gene encoding conserved oligomeric Golgi complex subunit 8 yields the protein METITPSPSTDDTSATMAELLPLASVSQQPYVSELLSFTLDRLHKEPELLRVDADRIRRQMQEVAVNNYRAFISAADALVSIRNEVSSIDKHLESLIAEVPKLTSGCSEFIDSAESILEKRKMNQTLLANHSTLLDLLEIPQLMDTCVRNGNYDEALDLEAFVSKLSTMHPKLQVIQALASEVRQTTQSLLSQLLQKLRSNIQLPECLRIIGYLRRIGVYSEYEMRLQFLRCRESWLSGILDDLEQRNAYEYLKGMVNCHRMHLFDVVNQYRAIFADDTSGSEENYDGGLLFSWAMHQISSHLKTLKIMLPKITEGGSLSNILDQCMYCAMGLGWVGLDFRGLLPPLFEEAVLNLFSKNMSTAVENFQLVLDSHRWVPLPAVGFSSNSFGEESQEDVTPPPNLMEHPPLAVFINGVSAAMNELRPCAPISLKHILAQELVKGLQTVSDSLLRYNTTRVLRENESVLFLSLCRAFIEVAYPHCATCFGRCYPGGSLLVTDGSNLFEGLTRLLTTSSSRQLPKRVQSAETKSVSENGNSTAVENGGAVAEVKETESSKVVEEDDVNNTSSITQEKKSEE from the exons ATGGAGACCATAACTCCATCACCATCGACCGACGACACGTCAGCAACAATGGCGGAACTGCTGCCATTAGCTTCCGTTTCTCAACAACCGTACGTCTCCGAACTCCTTTCCTTCACTCTCGATCGCCTCCACAAGGAACCGGAGCTCCTCCGCGTCGATGCCGACAGAATTCGACGTCAGATGCAGGAAGTTGCCGTCAATAACTACCGCGCTTTCATTTCCGCTGCCGATGCTTTGGTTTCGATCCGTAATGAAGTCTCATCCATCGATAAACACCTTGAATCATTG ATTGCAGAGGTTCCAAAACTAACATCTGGCTGCTCTGAGTTCATTGATTCTGCAGAAAGTATATTGGAGAAGAGGAAGATGAACCAAACACTGCTAGCAAACCATAGTACTTTGCTTGACTTACTTGAAATTCCTCAGCTTATGGACAC ATGTGTGAGGAATGGAAATTATGATGAAGCTCTAGACTTGGAAGCATTTGTTAGCAAACTGTCGACAATGCACCCAAA ATTACAAGTCATTCAAGCCCTCGCTTCAGAAGTTCGACAAACTACCCAGTCTCTGCTCTCACAACTTCTCCAAAAACTAAGATCGAATATTCAG TTACCAGAATGTCTTCGTATTATTGGATATCTACGAAGAATAGGAGTATACAGTGAGTACGAAATGCGCCTACAG TTCTTAAGATGCAGAGAATCATGGTTATCTGGAATTCTCGATGACCTAGAACAGAGAAACGCTTATGAATACTTAAAAGGGATGGTAAACTGCCATAGAATGCATCTTTTTGATGTTGTCAACCAGTATCGTGCCATATTTGCTGATGATACATCAGGAAGCGAAGAGAATTACGACGGTGGGCTTCTGTTCAGTTGGGCCATGCATCAGATTTCCTCTCACCTTAAAACTCTCAAAATCATGCTCCCAAAGATAACCGAAGGCGGTTCTCTATCTAATATATTAGATCAGTGTATG TATTGCGCAATGGGACTCGGTTGGGTCGGATTGGATTTTCGTGGCTTGCTTCCACCTCTCTTTGAAGA GGCTGTCCTGAACCTATTTTCGAAGAATATGAGTACAGCAGTGGAGAATTTTCAG TTGGTTTTGGATTCTCACCGATGGGTGCCACTGCCAGCAGTTGGCTTCTCATCCAACAGCTTCGGTGAAGAAAGTCAGGAAGATGTTACACCACCTCCAAATTTAATGGAGCATCCACCGCTTGCTGTTTTCATTAATG GTGTATCCGCTGCAATGAACGAGCTACGGCCTTGTGCCCCaataagtttaaaacatataCTTGCTCAAGAATTAGTGAAAGGGCTCCAGACCGTTTCGGATTCATTATTGAGATACAACACGACAAGGGTGCTTAGGGAAAATGAATCGGTTCTTTTCTTGTCTTTGTGTCGAGCATTCATAGAG GTGGCTTATCCACATTGTGCTACATGCTTTGGACGTTGTTACCCTGGAGGATCTTTACTTGTCACAGATGGTAGTAACTTGTTTGAGGGGCTTACTCGTCTTTTGACAACATCTTCGTCCAGACAATTACCGAAAAGAGTTCAAAGTGCTGAGACAAAGAGTGTATCAGAAAATGGTAATTCAACTGCAGTTGAAAATGGAGGAGCAGTTGCAGAGGTTAAAGAAACAGAAAGTAGTAAGGTAGTTGAGGAAGACGATGTGAACAACACAAGTTCTATAACTCAAGAAAAGAAAAGTGAAGAATAA